In Erigeron canadensis isolate Cc75 chromosome 8, C_canadensis_v1, whole genome shotgun sequence, the DNA window attttgtatttacatGTATCAATTCCTAAAaacgaaacaaaaaaaaaaaaaaaaacccgcgTGAACAAAAGAGTGAAAGATATACATACAATTGGTGATGAGATGAGATATACAATCAATGGCTTCCAACACCATGTCCCTTCTCCGCTTCTCCCCTCCAAACAACACTACTAATCATCATCTTACCCACAGCCCTGTCTTCTCTTTCAACACCAAATCAACAACTGTTGGTCTTTCAtggcattcttcttcttctacttctacatcattattatcatctttttcaagaaaaagaatgtcatcatcatcatctagtTCAACCCGCACATTTGCCGCAATGGAGGCTCTTATTTTCGACTGCGACGGAGTTATTCTCGAGTCCGAAGACTTGCATCGACAAGCTTACAATTTTGCTTTTCAACATTTTAATGTTTGTTGTCCTTCTCAACCTCAGCCTCTTAATTGGGATGTTCATTTCTATGACATTCTTCAGAATCAAATCGGTGGCGGTAAACCCAAAATGCGATGGTTTGTTGtcttcctttttatttatttatttatttatttattttttcgtGGAAGCAGTTTCTCTAGCCCCACGGGCTAGAGGTATGACTGTCTACATCTTTGTTTTTGACGAGAGTGGGTATTGTTGTTATATGTAGTTTGTAACttacatttatttttgattagGTATTTTAAGGAGAATGGTTGGCCTACTTCAACCATTTTCAGCACTCCACCCGAAACTAACACCGATAGAGCCAAACTAATCGATACTCTTCAGGTATACTCTcttctttcggtttttggtttgtCCCAAAACAAATGCGCTGTTCCAAAAGTAATATACAATACTTTAATCTTTCTACCACACAATGTAATGTTTATAAATTTCGTAAAGTTTGTTGTTTTTTGGTTGTGAACACCTATAGGGACGGagagagtatttttttttttctatatttttcgCTAAATGTAAGTTTTGGAGCCTTATATCCATGGGCTATCATACTCTTAAAAAGTATTTTAGTATGTTACTTCAAATTTTCTTTCTATATCAAAGTAAGTCCACTTACAAAAAGAATACCTTGGCATTGATGTTGTCAGGATTGGAAGACTGAAAAGTACAAGGATATAATCAAGTCTGGAAGTGTAAGTAGTTCTTTTTGGTTctgatgtatatgtataatatctTTGTTTTCGATATATCATACTGTTGAAGTTTTTATCCTTTTaatgattgttgttgtgttAATTTTGGTAGGTTGAACCTAGACCAGGTGTATTGAGGTTGATGGATGAGGCCAAGGCTTCTGTAAGATAGTAatgttgtatatttatattgtagTAGACGTAGAATTGCATACTTATACGTTGTAGATAGTAGGTATCAATTTTGACACAGTTACTTTgttttttaatgcatacaacctcaTAGTTTGTGCTTATCGCTAGAGATATCGATTTTTTCCCGTAGTAATGAAGCTTCATTAATCATACGAGTAATTGGCACATTAATATTTCAACCCAAACCAAATGTAACTTATTTTATTTGGTGCTTATGTCGGATTTTGGTTATTGTACTGGATTTACGTTCTCGTGTTTTGAGGAgggtttttttaaaataaagtttcaTCTTTGCTTTGCGAAAAAGATATgacctgttttgacccattatctGACCCACCCATCTATTCACTTCTAGCATATATAATAATGACCAACGACCACTGTGGTTCTATGTTTATGGTGATACTGGGGTTTTATGTAACTCTCATCTCTTAAATACCATTTCACATGTCTTTGAACTTAATTTTGTAGATTGTTAGCCGACCTTGCAAAGTGATATTAAAAGTGTTATCTGATGTTTATTTTTGCAAAGGGTAAAAAGCTTGCTGTATGTTCTGCTGCAACCAAAAGCTCGGTTATACTTTGTTTAGAGAATCTAATTGGATTGGTAAGCCAGGCTCCTGTTTACTATTGGTATTAATCGTTCTTACTTCTTGCCATTGTCCTTTAATGGCAAACTTTGTTTACGGTCTTTTCCTTTGCTTCAGGATCGTTTCCAAGGTCTCGATTGCTTTCTTGCAGGTACCTTAATACATTTTGACAAAAACCTTTCACACGATGATGagtttttatgaaaattatgtGTTATGTTAGATATATGGAGTTTGGTGCTATCCCATAACATGAAATCATGCTAAAAAAGACTTGGTATGCTTTTCACAACTTCTCTGCATATGTCTCAACTGGGTATATCCCAACTCATGACTTCCGATGCAGCGATGCTGTTAAATTGCatttttaaacataatttaTTCCGTTCCTCACTCAGTAGCATTAAGTTACTAATTAACTAGTTTAGCCATACCCAGCCATCTTTGATTTAGCATGTTTGACCAGTAATcccaacaaatatatatagttctGTTTGTAATAAAATAGTAGTTTAAGGAGGCTTATTTTCTTTTACTAATGAGCTTGTTGACAATTTAAATATCAATTAATGGAAGCACAATATGTTTCTGACGTTTTAGGTTGACAGATTTATTTGATGACAAACACTATTATGTTGCTTGTCATGTGTGGAACAATAACTTGTTGCAATCAAGAATTGGAAGGCAACTACCATGCCTTGAATTTCAGAAAATCAGTGTGTTTTGAGCTGTCAATTTTGCAAATCTGACTTCTATACTGGACCTCAAAAAGATCTAACTCTGCGTTTCTATCTCGTGAGCTCAATCTTTTACTGTAAGTAGTTGTTTGCAGGAGGTGGAAAAACAAAAGCTAACTTTAACACTTAAGCCTTGCAGAAAAACAAAGCTAACACTACATGCCATTATTAGATAAGACAATTAGCCTTCTGCCATTATAAATTTACTTGTTTGAGCCTATTTACATGTTTAATCAAGGTGGATCTCCGGCTATTATGCATCTCATATGTTGTCTATTATATCGTTTTTCACAACATTATGTTTTGTAGGTGATGATGTGAAGGAAAAGAAACCTGACCCTTCAATATATATCACAGCCTCTAAGGTATAATTAAAGGAATCAAGGTCAGGCGGGTCTGGTGTACTGGGTAATGGGTTGAAATGACTATTTTCTTAAGTATAGGAAAAACCAGGCCGAGTTGTCGCGAAAGTACTTTTATTTATGTCCATTACTTTTCAAATGCTAATAAACACCTAATGCATTAGATATGCTATATGACCAACTTGATAATAGGAAGAAccatatttaaaaagaaatttagtaGTCGAATTTTGTGAGTTTCTTTCTTATGGTGGCTTTCATGCAATTaaattcttttactttttccAGAAATTAGGAGTTTCAGAGAAAGCTTGCCTGGTGGTGGAGGATAGTGTCATTGGTCTACAGGTCTATAATAGATACCTCGAATATGCATTAGTTATTTATCGAAGCCACAATCAGAATCCTTCCCCGTCTTCTATATGGTCTCTTTATGACATAAATATGTTcatttaactttgaaaataaccCAATAACTTCTGCAGGCAGCAACAAAAGCTGGGATGTCTTGTGTAATTACCTATACATCTTCAACTTCAAACCAGGACTTTACAGATGCAATAGCAAAATTCCCAGATTTAAGTGATGTGAGGTATGTTCACTTTTAATGAAGGGCAGCTAAATCGGTGGGTTGGGCATACTTGGTGACTCATTAAAAAAGGTTaccttgtaatttttttttttttaaaggttccCTTTTAAGTGCTAGATGAAATGGGTTCAACAAACAACACTTGTTGATATGCTGATTTCAATAAGTTAAATGTGCCAACTATGATTGCAGTAACTATGAAGTATATGATTACAGAAATAATTCAAGGAGTTTCAATAATGCAATATAGGACCCTTATTATGCCAATCAGTTATATACAATCATGGGGGGAAATGCCGAAATGGCATTTAATTAAAGATTTTTTAGTCTAACTCCTTTCTTTAGGATGACAAACTATCCTACTCTTAAATCTAAACTACATGGATGCCTAGGATGCAATCCAGAATTTACGAatattccccccccccccccccccccccctttcctTTTACACAAGAACCTTTAACactttatgatatttatttctTTGGGAGTAATGCATGGAAGTGTAATAAACTTTACCCGTTTTGTTATTGTGCTTATCCAGCTTTAAAAAGCTCTATTATATGTACTATACTCTTGGTTTTTTTTCACGATTCATGTACTAGGTCTTCTATGTTAGAAAAAATACACAGAATAGCAAAAACGAGGAAAGTTAGATACACGCAATAGCAAAAACGAGGAAAGTTAGATACACACATTTGCAAAAATAAAAACGCAAAGTTGATACATACAGTAATAGTATGGGCAAAGTTGAATACTACAATAGCAAAATGGACAATAGAGTTTACTACACAGTAAATGTTGCAAGTTGGATACATCCATCGTGAAAAACATAAGAGTTTAGTATGCACAATAGAGTTTTTTAGAGTTGGATAAGCAAACAAAGAAAAGTTTGTTATACTTTCTTGCACTAATCCCTTATTCCTTATATAGCATGCGTCTTTGTAGGTAAATATAGGAGTTATGATCCAATAATGTCTAATTCTATTTGTTTACCTTCTGTTTATTTGTATCATTGTTGCTTTCTTTTAGATCTTAACCCAAAATGATGTTGAGAATAAACTTAACAATACCCACCATTATCTCCCTCCTACTATTTACATTctacttattttatattattattatcacctTCTTATGAATTAACAATGTCCACAATTATCTTCCTCCTATTTACATTCTACAATATTACCTTCTTATGAATCTTAATCAAAGAGTATACTTATATATACCTTaggtgaaaagttattttgagaacctttttttttgcaagaacctttgagaacttttcaaatcaagcccaaccgatgattattctttacatgaaaagtgttttttgattgttttctgaataacttatgtgtaattttgaagtttataattgtgtggaggcatggatatTATCTGTTAtataattatgtggagatttagattcttgatcacatgtgcatgaatattgctatgattacatgtgatcgactttcatacatgtgatcatagcaatattcgtgcacatgtgatcaagaatccaaatctccacataattgtataacggatgataattcatgctctacacaattataaacttcaaaattacacataagttattcagaaaacaatcaaaaaacaattttcatgtaaagaacaatcatcagttgggcttgatttaaaaagtctcaaaggttctcgcaaaaaaaagggttctcaaaataactttacctcGTTACCTTAGTACCTTACTATCTTACCTTATAATTAGAAATTGTAAAAGTATATTTCGTAACACTCACAATATTCGCTGCATAGCGCAGAGATTATCTACAATCCCCCTTTTACTACGTTTTGAATAACTTTAAACCGACGAGTCATTAGACccatttatttttacataaGTGCATTGAAGTTAACATGTTGAATATGTTTCTTATCCAGATTAAAAGACTTGGAGGAGTTGCTAGAAAATGTAGTAGCTGCCTAAAAAGTGATTACATCTTGATTAGCTAACATTTTCTTGGCTGCAATACAATCGTTTTGAATTTGGCAGATTTGGTCACATGATCATACCATAATTCACATAAAGGGTGTttactatatttaaaaaagGTGTATCTTCTATTTTAAGGTTACccaaaagtggtattttgtaaGTTGTACGCAATGTGTACAGGTTGGcagttaaaaatattataaaatgatcAGGTTTCGGATGAATGTACTTGGTTTTTTGAGAAAAGCCATCATCTTGTAACACTTAAAGAACAACACTCAACAACGTTTAGCAACTTTAGGACTCTTAAAATCAGTGATATTCGACATGTCAGAATTGCTGCATAAGACATTTTTGAAATGGGAATTGGTAAAAATACCACATCTTTTGATAAATCTATCACTATAGTGCGTTATACACTTATACTGTTTGTTTTATCAATAGTAGGTTGGAGGTACCTATTCATTTAGTTTAATAAGATTTACGTGCCCAAAATCATTAATAGACAAAGATTAATGCTAACAAATATGTATCTGTAATCAAGTAGGTGTATTGTTAATTTGTTGTACCCTAGAATTGAGCTCCAATGCTCTTTTCATCGGGGTATTTAAGAGAGGTTGAGTTTGCAAACTATCTTGTTTGTTGATCAAGCACATAATCTGGCAATGAAGGTGGAGCGCACATTGACCAAGCCAGTTTCGAACTAATATAATGTCGCTCAACGGATGATAGTGCGGCTTAGtattttgagtaaattacacttttagtccttgaAGTGGgcggttttttcattttttcgtccctaatgtttaaaaatttcaattttaaccttaaagtttgtaacattttgcAATCAAGGTCCTTCCCCTAGACCGCGTTTGTTTTTGCCGTTAACGTACGAACGTGCTAAACACGTGAGGGTATTAATGTCAATATGTCATTTCCTTATTACACCAGAGGGAGTAAAGTGACATGTTTAGGGACGAAAATTGGAATTGAGTGTTCTTTATAATCCTCCTTGTTATAATCGCATGTCTTGCTTCCTTCATTCCTTCCCAGTGAATTTGGTTGGTTTAGAACATTCCGCCATTGAAGCTGTCATTCAAAAGTATTCTCACATATTGTTTCTCGAATCAGGTACATTCATTTTTAAACAGTGATTTCATtggaattaatatttaaaatcagTTATATTAACACAAAATCTTCATTGTTTATTTGagaattaaatttgattaataGTTGATTAGTGTTTGGGTTTTATACAGTTTTGTAAATTTcattcagtttttgtttttgagaaTATATATTCATGATATGTATGTATGCTTTTCTTAGTTGAATACTTGAATTGAGAGAAAACAGGGGAGCTTGATAAATAAGTAAGTGTGTTATGGTTGATTTGACAAGAAATTCTGATTGCACACAATGTGTTTGAGATAATGCCAGAATGAAAAGATGTACGCAATGTGTTTGAGGTAATGCCAGAATGAAAAGATGCATATGTATTTATGTGAATCTGTTTgtgaaagctaaaaaaaaaagaaaaaaatgctcAATAATTAACCGTTTAGCttattatcttttttgtttaattttatagtttaaacCGAATGCATTTGTTTAGAAAGCATAGCGGTGGAAGCATCAGTTCCAGTGGTGGTACGTGGTAGTGAGGTGGGAAGGTAGTGGAAGTGTGTAGGGTTAGAGATGAGGTCATGAATGGTGTTATAAGTGATAGCCGGACCTGAATGGGTGGTCGCGCTCCGGTGGTTGATCatagtggtggtggccggatgTTTGAGAAAGAAGAAGGGATGTTTATACCCGTGCATTGCGACGGCGGTGGTGTAGAAGACGGTatagtggtggcggtgatggtactgttggtagtggtggcggtgtcaagtagtgtaggttgatgtaattgtgatagtgaaaagttttagaagataagggtttaaagtgttaaatataaaattaagggtttatggtgtaaattaattcattaagagcaaagttggtaatttataaaactctttccatagtgggtttttattaaggggcaatttagtaatttcgtatgtgacatatgagtaactatttctattttgagAGGAGtgcataatctttatataagagtatatatatatatctatatatataggagagagatcaaataagaaggtgttttaaggagagaagggagagaaggtcttatgaaccaatcagaacgtgacatgtggatttaaaaaaaaaaacgcggtgacatttttgtaaataaatcaaacctCTGTCAGCCTGGTTCTGGATCAGCCTGAgtctgggtcagcttaggttatgatcagcttggtttgtcagcttggttgggtaagcttggtcagtttgggttatgggtcagtttgggttctAATCAGCTTGGGTTCTAATTAGCTTGGttagtcagcttggtcagcttggttgggtcagattggtcagcctgggttatgggtcagcttggtcagcttggaatctaggtcagcttgggatcgacatttgtgtagattatgtgtagttttgtgtcaagctgacccaacccaagctaaccaagctgacccaacctgacccagaccccaagctgacccaacctaaccctaagctgatccaaaacccattatctacatttgtgtagattgtgtcaagctgacccaacccaagctaaccaagctgacccaatctgacccaacttgaaccagaccccaagctgacccaacccaaccccaagttgacccaacctgaccccaagctgatccataatctacatttgtgtagattaatctacatttgtgtagattaatctacatttgtgtagattgtgtcaagctgactcaacccaagctaactaagctgacccaacttgacccagaccccaagctgacccaacctaacctcaagctgacccaacctgacccaaccccaagctaaccaaacctgacccaacctgcCCCAACTTGACCCAATTAGACCCTGACCccaatctgaccaaactgatcatgctgaccaaccaagctaatcagaacccaagttgacccaaacctgacccaagatgacccaacccagaacccaagctgacccaaaacccataatctacatttcaTCGGTAAAGATGATCGAAGAAGATGCtcgaaaagaaagaatgaaagaataagtttatttgtatgattttcatttttcgtccctcaagtaactattttttcatttttcgtctctcaagtagctattttttcactttccgtctatcggtgtaaggtgaaatgacattagtgccctcacgtgtctagcatgtgcgtacgttaacggtcATTTTTTAACgtcgtaaggccaaaggacgattattgaaaaaattggccaactttagggtcaaaattgtaatttttaaagtttagggatcaaaagtgaaaaacgtgccaactttagggacgaaaagtgtaatttactctctctctctctatatatatatatacacactattagcggcgaagtcgccgctaataccccactattagcggcgacgtcagcgcaaatagtgggtcccaTAGGTCCGACTACAACATTCAAAGCCACAGAATCACGTGCAATGggccccactattagcggcgacgtcgccgcaaatagtgggccccactattagcggcgcgtcgccgcaaatagtagGGCCCCCACTGCGTTACATCGTTTTAAACGACGCACTCTCGTCTTCTCCCTATTATTCTTTCTTCTCCTTCTCCGTAAGAACACTCCCTCTCTTCCTCCATAATTTCCTTTCTTCtccatataataactttttttatttacaaaatccGGCCATCTATCCCCTCATCCTCGTTATCAACAATCCTTTTTACACCGCCCACGTTTTCCGGCGTCCTGGAGTCCATTTTCAGGCGCGGTTTTAGCGGCGACTTTTTTCCGGCGAATAAGTTTTCCGACCAACCAGTTTTGCGGGGAACGTTTTTTCCAGTGATATACGACAAACCAGTTTTGGGGAATTCCGGCGAACTCCCGGGATCCAGTTTTCCGACGACCCAGTCAGTCCGGTTTTTGTTCTACTCATTTTTTCGGTGAACCAGTTTTCAGACGAGgtaacactcatttaccttttaaatagttgtttttattttaatatataataatgttatcaaatatttgtttCTTGTAGAAATTATtagtttgggttgggttgggaATGTGAGTGAAAATTGGAGTATGGTTGGGTTGTATAGGTGGAATAGagagaaattaatttttaataagagATTGTGTTGAGTTGGTTCATTGATGTGGATAGTCTAATGTGAGTCCAGATTCTTCTAATAATGTTTGTTTCTCactctttatattaaatatattgttttataaatttaatactcgtataatgtttttttaattaacataatgtgattttaaattaatataaatgacaatGACAATGTAACGTGAAACAAATTAAGTTTCAATTTGTTcggtttaaaataaaatgagttcAATGTtggtttattttgttaaaacacttgttaatatgttgaagcagcatggttggatcagtagTAAACAGAGGTCATAGGTTCGAtcttcatcccatgcaaaggttagagggtcttttctaccatttaggtggaaactggaagcagcctctctacttaggtagaggtaaggtctgcctacatcttaacctcccccatatacCGTCAAGGTATTGGGCTCAAAACCCAAGAAAAGCGGCACTAAGTAGTTACTTTTACTTGTTAATATGTTGGAAAGATGACTGATACTCTATTTGAAGTGAAATAATTAATCAACATATAAATTAGTCTAAAagtcattttaaaatcacaatattatctttttctAAATTTCTTTTccaattttatcttttcatatttttatgtatGAATATCATCTTGTAATTATAGGACACTTGAACGATATGAACTTATTATGAAGTATATTGCACATGCCAAGTCCAATTGAATAAAAACTCTATTTGGCCCAAAGTAAGTATTGCACTAGTCACTTCAGTCAACGAACACGGTGGTGATGGAGGTGATACGATGGCTGTCAAAACCACTCGCCGGCGAATACTTGAGGCAAACCCTAATCAATACATCTTAGATTAAGCCCATTCTAAAACCAAGAAttttctcttcttcatcatcttcttattCTACTCAAGTAGGCTGGTTTAATGAgttaggaaagaaaaaaaagattatcaGTTTACCATCTATTGTGCAAGCCGGTGACCCGGTTCTTCATGAACCCGCCCGAGAAGTCATGGTTGGAGAAATCGGGTCGGAGCGTATCCAGAAGATAATTGATGATATGATTCAAGTTATGAGAAGACGACCCGGAGTTGGCCTTGCTGCTCCCCAAATTGGTATTCCTTTAAAAgtcagtttctttctttctttttttcatttattttgctataaatatttttaaatgggTAACATGTAAAATTGGACATGATGACGTTAACTCCTTGTGTTTTCTCTATTGTTTCTTGTTTCTGTATATGCATTTTTGTCTGACACTAATAGTTATTTAATGAGCAGATTATTGTAGTGGAGGATACTAAAGAATACATAGTACAAGAACCAGAAGAAGAGACCAAGGCACATGACAGGCATCCTTTTGATCTTATGGTATGTgaataaaactttaagaagtGTGTAGTCCCGGTTCTTACAATGTGAAAGTTTTGTAAACGG includes these proteins:
- the LOC122578387 gene encoding haloacid dehalogenase-like hydrolase domain-containing protein At4g39970 isoform X2 translates to MASNTMSLLRFSPPNNTTNHHLTHSPVFSFNTKSTTVGLSWHSSSSTSTSLLSSFSRKRMSSSSSSSTRTFAAMEALIFDCDGVILESEDLHRQAYNFAFQHFNVCCPSQPQPLNWDVHFYDILQNQIGGGKPKMRWYFKENGWPTSTIFSTPPETNTDRAKLIDTLQDWKTEKYKDIIKSGSVEPRPGVLRLMDEAKASGKKLAVCSAATKSSVILCLENLIGLDRFQGLDCFLAGDDVKEKKPDPSIYITASKAATKAGMSCVITYTSSTSNQDFTDAIAKFPDLSDVRLKDLEELLENVVAA
- the LOC122578387 gene encoding haloacid dehalogenase-like hydrolase domain-containing protein At4g39970 isoform X1, which produces MASNTMSLLRFSPPNNTTNHHLTHSPVFSFNTKSTTVGLSWHSSSSTSTSLLSSFSRKRMSSSSSSSTRTFAAMEALIFDCDGVILESEDLHRQAYNFAFQHFNVCCPSQPQPLNWDVHFYDILQNQIGGGKPKMRWYFKENGWPTSTIFSTPPETNTDRAKLIDTLQDWKTEKYKDIIKSGSVEPRPGVLRLMDEAKASGKKLAVCSAATKSSVILCLENLIGLDRFQGLDCFLAGDDVKEKKPDPSIYITASKKLGVSEKACLVVEDSVIGLQAATKAGMSCVITYTSSTSNQDFTDAIAKFPDLSDVRLKDLEELLENVVAA
- the LOC122610414 gene encoding peptide deformylase 1A, chloroplastic/mitochondrial-like; translation: MEIKPILKPRIFSSSSSSYSTQVGWFNELGKKKKIISLPSIVQAGDPVLHEPAREVMVGEIGSERIQKIIDDMIQVMRRRPGVGLAAPQIGIPLKIIVVEDTKEYIVQEPEEETKAHDRHPFDLMVILNPKLRKKSNKSALFFEGCLRYGSFARNKVSNLRCFSRIGATELPN